In one window of Campylobacter coli DNA:
- a CDS encoding ATP-binding protein has translation MKKYVLSLALVGASLLGASELKYQEFDGFKSPESIFVDKNSVYVSNVGEKLEPLAKDNDGFISKLDKNGKVLEHKFISNLNAPKGMMEVANTLYVVDIDVVRGFDLKSKKEVFNLPIKGAIFLNAIEKLNDDTLLVSDTGTGLVLKVDLKAKKYDELLKLDIAKFGGPNGLYLDRKNDKLFIAGYHPDGASGGVVMSYDLKNKELSVIKNEKEAYDGIVPYENALLVSSWGENLNGVIYRLEDDKALKLDLPSIKGPADIFIEGDTLWIPKMVEGKILKVELKN, from the coding sequence ATGAAAAAATATGTTTTAAGCTTAGCACTTGTTGGAGCAAGTTTGCTTGGAGCAAGCGAGTTGAAATATCAAGAATTTGATGGTTTTAAAAGCCCTGAAAGTATTTTTGTAGATAAAAATTCTGTGTATGTATCTAATGTAGGTGAAAAACTTGAGCCTTTAGCAAAAGATAATGATGGTTTTATCTCTAAGCTTGATAAAAATGGTAAAGTGCTTGAGCATAAATTTATAAGCAATCTAAATGCCCCAAAAGGTATGATGGAAGTTGCAAATACACTTTATGTGGTGGATATTGATGTGGTGCGTGGTTTTGATTTAAAAAGCAAAAAGGAAGTGTTTAATTTGCCTATAAAGGGTGCAATTTTTCTAAATGCTATCGAAAAATTAAATGATGATACACTTTTAGTAAGTGATACAGGCACAGGACTTGTTTTAAAAGTGGATTTAAAAGCGAAAAAATATGATGAGTTATTAAAACTTGATATCGCTAAATTTGGCGGTCCTAATGGACTTTATTTAGATAGAAAAAATGATAAGCTTTTTATAGCAGGATATCATCCAGATGGTGCTAGTGGCGGTGTTGTGATGAGTTATGATTTAAAAAATAAGGAACTTAGTGTGATTAAAAATGAAAAAGAAGCTTATGATGGAATCGTTCCTTATGAAAATGCCTTACTTGTAAGTTCTTGGGGTGAAAATTTAAACGGGGTGATTTATCGTTTAGAAGATGATAAAGCATTAAAACTTGACTTACCTTCTATCAAAGGTCCTGCAGATATTTTCATAGAAGGTGATACTTTATGGATTCCTAAGATGGTAGAGGGTAAAATACTTAAAGTAGAACTTAAAAACTAA
- a CDS encoding thiamine phosphate synthase gives MWDKKIIAISDRKCVEIDFLKQVEKLAKSGIDAFVLREKDLSEFEYYDLAKEVLAICAKHKTTCFLHFFDKECLKLGHRYFHAPLALLRQEPKMSKYFHIIGTSVHSKEELLEAMNYGVNYAFVGHIFESSCKKDLEPRGLEFLNSLLSFSQIPLYAIGGINVQNIASFKDINVAGVCMREVLMREKDVKKYLVECKRNLL, from the coding sequence ATGTGGGATAAAAAAATCATTGCTATAAGCGATAGAAAATGTGTCGAGATAGACTTTCTAAAACAAGTAGAAAAGCTTGCTAAATCAGGTATAGATGCTTTTGTGCTTAGAGAGAAGGATTTGAGTGAATTTGAGTATTATGATTTGGCTAAAGAGGTTTTAGCTATTTGCGCTAAACACAAAACAACTTGTTTTTTGCATTTTTTTGATAAGGAGTGCTTAAAGTTAGGGCACCGCTATTTTCATGCGCCACTTGCATTGCTAAGACAAGAGCCAAAGATGAGTAAGTATTTTCATATAATAGGCACTTCGGTACATAGCAAGGAAGAGCTTTTAGAAGCGATGAACTATGGGGTAAATTATGCTTTTGTGGGTCATATTTTTGAGAGTTCTTGCAAGAAAGATTTAGAGCCAAGAGGGCTTGAGTTTTTAAATTCTTTACTTTCTTTTAGTCAAATTCCACTTTATGCTATAGGTGGAATTAATGTACAAAATATTGCAAGTTTTAAAGATATTAATGTAGCTGGTGTTTGTATGCGTGAGGTTTTAATGCGCGAAAAAGATGTGAAAAAATATCTTGTAGAATGCAAAAGAAACTTGCTTTGA
- a CDS encoding AraC family transcriptional regulator, with product MEQILSLPQDLKQLKGVDYKNFKSCTFAKYTQVSTSHSSFVNVGSHLLTFVRKGYKILHTASKDYKIDSYETLFLKAGNYTLSNVGLSSGVYEAYLFFFDNAFLIELIYKYKDLFKLEQANGESEIFWVKNDKILQGILESFTPHFDENTQILDPIVSLKFEEIFLHLLLNKNTYFIGFLAGILKEFRLDLSQLFEYCGREFISVSEMADFAKLDFATFSREFKKCFGQSPKKWLDEKRLQKAKVLLEFSKKNVNEIANECAFSSVAWFIERFKEKYNQTPKQYQKSKNLYFLSKN from the coding sequence ATGGAGCAAATTCTTTCTTTGCCACAAGATTTAAAACAATTAAAAGGTGTGGATTATAAAAATTTTAAATCCTGTACTTTTGCAAAATACACGCAAGTAAGTACCTCGCACTCTTCTTTTGTCAATGTAGGCAGTCATCTTTTAACCTTCGTAAGAAAAGGATATAAAATTTTACATACTGCATCAAAAGACTATAAAATAGACTCTTATGAAACCTTATTTTTAAAAGCTGGAAATTATACTTTAAGCAATGTAGGACTTAGTAGTGGTGTTTATGAAGCTTATTTGTTTTTCTTTGACAATGCTTTTTTAATCGAGCTTATTTATAAGTATAAAGATCTTTTTAAGCTAGAGCAAGCAAACGGAGAAAGTGAAATTTTTTGGGTAAAAAATGATAAAATTTTGCAAGGAATTTTAGAGAGTTTCACTCCTCATTTTGATGAGAATACGCAAATCTTAGACCCCATAGTCAGTCTTAAATTTGAAGAGATTTTTTTACATTTACTTTTAAATAAAAATACTTATTTCATAGGCTTTTTAGCTGGAATTTTAAAAGAATTTCGTTTGGATCTTTCACAGCTTTTTGAGTATTGTGGGAGAGAATTTATAAGCGTGAGTGAAATGGCTGATTTTGCGAAGCTTGATTTTGCTACTTTTTCTAGAGAATTTAAAAAATGCTTCGGACAAAGTCCTAAAAAATGGCTAGATGAAAAAAGATTGCAAAAAGCTAAAGTTTTGCTTGAATTTTCTAAAAAAAATGTAAATGAAATAGCCAATGAATGTGCTTTTTCTTCGGTGGCTTGGTTTATCGAGAGATTTAAAGAAAAATACAATCAAACCCCTAAGCAATATCAAAAATCAAAAAACTTGTATTTTTTATCAAAAAACTAG
- the murG gene encoding undecaprenyldiphospho-muramoylpentapeptide beta-N-acetylglucosaminyltransferase, with protein sequence MTIVLTGGGTGGHLAIVRCLLESAIKKNIDCVYIGSQNGQDRAWFENETRFKAKFFLSSRGVVNQSKLGKINSLLHTLKLSKECKQIFKDYDIKAIFSVGGYSAAPASFAALFSHLPLFIHEQNSKSGSLNKLLKPFAKQFYSAFEKEIVPYPVADKFFDKARIRKELKNIIFLGGSQGAKFINDLALNLAPELQKKGIGIIHQCGKNELEKYQQAYKDLNIQADVFDFSPHLEEKMQNADLAISRAGASTLFELCANTLPSIFIPYPHAAKNHQYFNAKFLQDKALCQIFMQNNTYSDEILKAILKLNLEDISTRLKDMAQKNGADILLEKALETMK encoded by the coding sequence ATGACAATAGTTCTAACAGGTGGTGGAACGGGTGGGCACCTAGCCATTGTGCGATGTTTATTAGAAAGTGCGATTAAAAAAAATATAGATTGCGTTTATATAGGAAGTCAAAATGGTCAAGATAGAGCTTGGTTTGAAAACGAAACTCGTTTTAAAGCGAAATTCTTTTTAAGCTCTCGTGGGGTTGTTAACCAAAGCAAACTTGGAAAAATCAATTCCTTGCTCCACACACTCAAGCTTAGCAAAGAATGCAAACAAATCTTTAAAGATTATGATATCAAAGCGATTTTTAGCGTAGGAGGATACAGTGCTGCTCCTGCTTCTTTTGCTGCTTTGTTTTCACACTTGCCTTTATTTATCCATGAACAAAATTCAAAAAGCGGTTCTTTAAATAAACTTTTAAAGCCTTTTGCTAAGCAATTTTATAGTGCTTTTGAAAAAGAAATCGTACCCTACCCTGTAGCAGATAAATTTTTCGACAAAGCAAGAATTCGCAAAGAATTAAAAAATATCATTTTTCTAGGTGGATCCCAAGGAGCTAAATTTATAAACGACTTAGCCTTAAACCTAGCTCCAGAACTTCAAAAAAAAGGAATTGGTATCATTCATCAATGTGGAAAAAACGAGCTTGAAAAGTATCAACAAGCTTATAAAGACTTAAATATACAAGCTGATGTATTTGACTTTAGTCCCCATTTAGAAGAAAAAATGCAAAATGCAGATTTGGCTATTTCGCGAGCGGGTGCAAGTACGCTTTTTGAACTTTGTGCCAATACCCTACCAAGTATTTTCATACCCTACCCTCACGCTGCTAAAAATCATCAGTATTTTAATGCTAAATTTTTACAAGATAAAGCCTTATGTCAAATTTTTATGCAAAATAATACCTATTCTGATGAAATTTTAAAAGCCATACTGAAGCTAAATTTAGAAGATATTTCTACAAGACTTAAAGATATGGCGCAAAAAAATGGTGCGGATATTTTGCTTGAAAAAGCATTAGAAACTATGAAATAA
- a CDS encoding acetyl-CoA carboxylase subunit A, with product MVQIHKILIANRAEIAVRVIRACRDLHIKSVAVFTEPDRECLHVKIADEAYRIGTDAIRGYLDVGRIIEIAKACGADAIHPGYGFLSENYDFAKACEEAGIIFIGPKSEVIHKMGNKNIARKLMAQNGIPIVPGTEKLNTYSMDEIKVFAEKIGYPVILKASGGGGGRGIRVVHKEEELENAFDSCKREALTYFNNDEVFMEKYVVNPRHIEFQILGDNYGNIIHLCERDCSIQRRHQKVIEIAPCPGISDNLRKTMGVTAVAAAKAVGYTNAGTIEFLLDDYNRFYFMEMNTRIQVEHPVTEEITGVDLIVRQIRIAGGEILDLEQSDIKPRGFAIEARITAENVWKNFIPSPGKIGEYYPALGPSVRVDSHIYKDYTVPPYYDSMLAKLIIKATSYDLAVNKLERALKEFIIDIRTTIPFLIAITKTREFRRGYFDTSFIETHMQELLENTEDRHQDNKEEVIAAIAATLKKIRESRE from the coding sequence ATGGTACAAATTCATAAGATTCTTATAGCAAATCGTGCTGAAATAGCTGTCCGTGTAATCCGTGCTTGTAGGGATTTACATATTAAAAGTGTTGCGGTTTTTACAGAGCCTGATCGTGAGTGTTTGCATGTGAAAATTGCTGATGAGGCTTATCGCATAGGTACAGATGCTATAAGGGGTTATTTGGATGTAGGAAGAATTATAGAAATCGCTAAGGCTTGTGGAGCTGATGCTATACATCCTGGTTATGGATTTTTAAGTGAGAATTATGATTTTGCTAAAGCTTGCGAGGAAGCAGGAATTATTTTTATAGGTCCAAAATCTGAAGTTATTCATAAAATGGGAAATAAAAACATAGCCCGTAAATTAATGGCTCAAAATGGAATTCCTATCGTTCCAGGAACAGAAAAATTAAATACTTACAGTATGGATGAAATCAAAGTATTTGCAGAGAAGATAGGCTATCCTGTGATTTTAAAAGCTTCAGGAGGCGGCGGAGGAAGAGGAATTCGTGTCGTTCATAAAGAAGAAGAATTAGAAAATGCTTTTGATTCTTGTAAAAGAGAAGCATTGACTTATTTTAATAATGATGAAGTGTTTATGGAAAAATATGTAGTCAATCCTCGCCATATAGAATTTCAAATTTTAGGGGATAATTATGGAAATATTATCCATCTTTGCGAAAGGGATTGTTCTATTCAAAGAAGACATCAAAAAGTGATTGAAATCGCACCTTGTCCTGGAATTTCAGATAATCTAAGAAAAACTATGGGTGTTACTGCTGTGGCTGCTGCTAAGGCTGTTGGATATACTAATGCGGGAACGATAGAATTTTTGCTTGATGATTATAACCGTTTTTATTTTATGGAAATGAATACGAGAATTCAAGTAGAACACCCTGTAACTGAAGAAATCACAGGAGTGGATTTAATCGTGCGTCAAATTCGTATCGCAGGTGGGGAAATTTTAGATTTAGAACAAAGTGATATCAAGCCAAGAGGTTTTGCTATAGAAGCAAGGATTACGGCTGAAAATGTATGGAAAAATTTCATTCCAAGTCCGGGTAAGATAGGGGAGTATTATCCAGCACTTGGGCCATCTGTAAGGGTGGATAGCCATATTTATAAAGATTATACTGTACCTCCTTATTATGATTCTATGCTTGCAAAATTAATCATAAAAGCTACAAGTTATGATTTAGCGGTAAATAAACTTGAAAGAGCTTTGAAAGAATTTATCATAGATATTAGAACAACCATACCATTTTTGATTGCGATTACTAAAACAAGAGAATTTAGAAGAGGGTATTTTGATACTTCTTTTATAGAAACACATATGCAAGAATTATTAGAAAATACTGAAGATCGCCATCAGGATAACAAAGAAGAAGTTATTGCTGCAATCGCGGCTACTTTGAAGAAAATACGCGAAAGTAGAGAATAA
- the ftsW gene encoding putative lipid II flippase FtsW, whose amino-acid sequence MIADKKLFYLSCILISIGIVFSYSLTVFTVLFFDYSEFHFFIRQLFFGLSGILIMFFISRLDPDKILAKRIILAILIGSFICIIILPFLPSALATASGGAKRWIRLGPLSISPVEFFKIGLIYFLAWSYTRRIDDSKKAIKHEVLILLPYCILASIVIGYIYITQNDLGQSVISFFLILALAFFAGASKRLFAFGILIIMMIGIMVIFSNQRRIQRIASWWGNIQDAFLPMLPDWMADALRVSGNSEPYQISHSLNAIAHGGMFGEGLGLGTFKLGFLSEVHTDFVLSGITEEIGLFGLGVICFIYLWMILRIFRIAGRCEEKQDFIFCSGIALLLLFSFFMNAFGIISLTPLKGVAVPLLSYGGSSMWAICIGIGYVLMISKKVKL is encoded by the coding sequence ATGATTGCCGATAAAAAATTATTTTATTTAAGCTGTATTTTGATAAGCATAGGTATAGTATTTTCATATTCTCTTACTGTTTTTACTGTACTTTTTTTTGATTATAGTGAATTTCACTTTTTTATACGCCAACTCTTTTTTGGGCTTAGCGGTATATTAATCATGTTTTTTATCTCTCGCCTTGATCCTGATAAAATACTTGCCAAAAGAATTATCCTAGCTATACTTATAGGCTCTTTTATATGTATTATTATCTTACCTTTTTTACCCTCTGCCTTAGCAACTGCTAGTGGGGGTGCAAAGCGTTGGATTCGTTTAGGACCTCTTTCTATTTCACCTGTGGAATTTTTTAAAATAGGACTGATTTATTTTTTAGCTTGGAGCTATACAAGACGCATTGATGATAGCAAAAAAGCAATTAAGCATGAAGTTTTGATTCTTTTGCCTTATTGTATTTTAGCTTCGATTGTAATAGGTTACATCTATATCACGCAAAATGACTTAGGGCAAAGCGTTATATCTTTCTTTTTAATTTTAGCTCTAGCTTTTTTTGCAGGTGCGAGTAAAAGACTTTTTGCTTTTGGAATTTTAATCATCATGATGATAGGAATAATGGTAATTTTTAGCAACCAAAGGCGTATCCAAAGGATAGCTTCTTGGTGGGGCAATATCCAAGATGCTTTCTTGCCTATGCTTCCTGATTGGATGGCAGATGCTTTAAGAGTAAGTGGCAATAGTGAGCCTTATCAAATTTCACACTCCTTAAACGCCATAGCCCATGGGGGAATGTTTGGCGAAGGACTTGGACTAGGTACTTTTAAACTTGGCTTTTTAAGCGAGGTGCATACTGACTTCGTTCTTTCAGGCATCACAGAAGAAATAGGGCTTTTTGGCTTGGGGGTTATTTGCTTTATCTATCTTTGGATGATTTTAAGAATTTTTAGAATCGCAGGAAGATGCGAAGAAAAACAAGATTTTATATTTTGTTCAGGCATTGCTTTGCTTTTACTCTTTTCATTCTTTATGAATGCTTTTGGTATCATTTCTCTTACACCTTTAAAAGGGGTTGCAGTACCTCTTTTAAGCTATGGGGGAAGTTCAATGTGGGCAATTTGCATAGGAATTGGATATGTTTTAATGATTTCAAAAAAGGTTAAGTTATGA
- a CDS encoding CynX/NimT family MFS transporter encodes MLSFKKIFWLNVAIVIIVAFNLRAPITAIGPMIDIIQDEYNLNSTLAGVLTSLPLIAFGSISFIVGYFSPIRAIIVGIFLIFIAELIRSYLGVYGLFLGMLGIGCGIAIANVLLPSFIKEKFPKKMASMMGIYSLVLSISSIAGIALSMPLLNIFDLAGAMVFWSVFSFIALMIYYPQAKNGRFFRTKKKESKKINLLKNPTTWKITLFMGFQSFLAYSLFFWYVQIIVEKGYDKDFATDMVLFSQLVAAPVSLFGPLLLGKLKKSLHTPYIAILCAMYVVSFGILLAFDTRFMIILAAFIVGFPWGGVFGIALLFIAQKSSNAKIAARLSAFAQGFGYLIAAQGQWIIGIFHDMFGNFTSSICILFIVGILVNIFGYLAYKSKVIS; translated from the coding sequence ATGCTTTCTTTTAAAAAAATTTTTTGGTTAAATGTTGCTATTGTCATAATTGTAGCATTTAACCTTAGGGCTCCTATTACTGCGATAGGACCCATGATCGATATTATCCAAGATGAGTATAATCTTAATTCCACTCTCGCAGGTGTGCTTACTAGCCTTCCTTTGATAGCTTTTGGTAGCATTTCTTTTATAGTGGGTTATTTTTCTCCTATTCGTGCGATTATTGTTGGAATTTTTCTTATTTTTATCGCAGAACTTATTCGTTCTTATTTAGGTGTTTATGGCTTATTTTTAGGAATGCTTGGCATAGGTTGTGGTATAGCTATTGCTAATGTGTTATTGCCAAGTTTTATTAAGGAAAAATTTCCTAAAAAAATGGCAAGTATGATGGGAATTTATAGTCTTGTTTTGAGCATTTCTTCTATAGCAGGAATTGCTTTATCTATGCCTTTATTAAATATATTTGATTTAGCGGGTGCTATGGTTTTTTGGTCGGTTTTTTCTTTTATTGCTTTGATGATTTATTATCCTCAAGCTAAAAATGGCCGTTTTTTTCGCACTAAGAAAAAAGAGAGTAAAAAAATCAATCTTTTAAAAAATCCAACCACTTGGAAAATCACTCTTTTTATGGGTTTTCAAAGTTTTTTAGCTTATTCTTTGTTTTTTTGGTATGTGCAAATAATCGTAGAAAAAGGCTATGATAAAGATTTTGCAACCGATATGGTGCTTTTTTCTCAGCTTGTAGCTGCTCCAGTTTCTCTTTTTGGCCCCTTGCTTTTAGGAAAACTTAAAAAGAGTTTGCATACACCTTATATAGCTATATTGTGTGCGATGTATGTGGTATCTTTTGGAATTTTACTTGCATTTGATACTCGGTTTATGATTATACTTGCTGCATTTATTGTAGGGTTTCCTTGGGGTGGTGTTTTTGGCATCGCTTTGCTCTTTATTGCTCAAAAAAGTTCTAATGCAAAAATAGCTGCAAGGCTTTCAGCTTTTGCTCAAGGATTTGGATATTTAATCGCAGCACAAGGGCAATGGATCATAGGGATTTTCCATGATATGTTTGGGAATTTTACAAGCTCTATTTGTATACTTTTTATTGTGGGCATACTTGTTAATATTTTTGGATATCTAGCTTATAAAAGCAAGGTTATTTCATAG